The proteins below are encoded in one region of Enterobacteriaceae endosymbiont of Plateumaris consimilis:
- the metB gene encoding cystathionine gamma-synthase — MHYNKKTVSIHNGLNTDKQYGSVIPPIYLSTTYNFNGFNNPRKHDYSRKSNPTRDILQNVISSLEDGSGSIITNSGMSAIYLIITSILNPGDLLICPNDCYGGTYRLFKSFLSKGIYKVKFITMYDKNALLSALLEKPKMIFIESPSNPLLNVIDITDYCNKIRNSGAISVIDNTLLSPVFQNPLSLGADLVVHSCTKYLNGHSDMIAGAIISKNIKFIETLSWWSNNIGVTSSIFDSYLLLRGIKTLYPRLKTAAKNALIIIKYLKTQKLVKKIYHPSISSNIGHNIAKIQQKGFGAILSFDFNGSKKMLSLFLNSLKLFTLAESLGGVESLISHSATMTHACITKEEMLQANISDLLLRISVGIEDSKDLISDLDKAFFYANKYR; from the coding sequence ATGCATTATAATAAAAAAACTGTATCCATACATAATGGTTTAAATACAGATAAACAATATGGTTCTGTTATTCCTCCAATATATTTATCTACTACTTATAATTTTAATGGTTTTAATAATCCTAGAAAACATGATTATTCTAGAAAAAGTAATCCTACACGAGATATATTACAAAATGTTATTTCGTCTTTAGAAGATGGATCAGGATCAATTATTACTAATAGTGGTATGTCTGCAATTTATCTAATAATTACATCAATATTAAATCCAGGTGATTTATTAATTTGTCCTAACGATTGTTATGGTGGTACTTATAGATTATTTAAAAGTTTTTTAAGTAAAGGAATATATAAAGTTAAGTTTATTACTATGTATGATAAAAATGCATTACTATCTGCATTATTAGAAAAACCTAAAATGATTTTTATAGAAAGTCCTAGTAATCCATTATTAAATGTAATTGATATTACTGATTATTGTAATAAAATACGTAATTCAGGAGCAATTAGTGTAATTGATAATACACTACTTAGTCCTGTTTTTCAAAATCCATTAAGTTTAGGAGCTGATTTAGTAGTTCATTCATGTACCAAATATTTAAATGGTCATTCTGATATGATAGCAGGTGCAATTATATCTAAAAATATAAAATTTATTGAAACATTATCTTGGTGGAGTAATAATATAGGAGTAACTAGTTCAATTTTTGATAGTTATTTATTACTTAGAGGTATTAAAACATTATATCCTAGATTAAAAACCGCAGCAAAAAATGCTTTAATAATTATTAAATATTTAAAAACTCAAAAATTAGTAAAAAAAATATATCATCCATCAATTAGTAGTAATATTGGACATAATATAGCAAAAATTCAACAAAAAGGATTTGGAGCTATATTAAGTTTTGATTTTAATGGTTCTAAAAAAATGCTAAGTTTATTTTTAAATTCATTAAAATTATTTACTTTAGCAGAATCACTAGGTGGTGTAGAAAGTTTAATCTCTCATTCGGCAACTATGACACATGCATGTATTACAAAAGAAGAAATGTTACAAGCAAATATTTCTGATTTATTGTTGCGAATATCAGTAGGTATTGAAGATTCAAAAGATTTAATATCGGACTTAGATAAAGCATTTTTTTATGCTAATAAATACCGTTAA
- the alr gene encoding alanine racemase, translated as MTRPIFAVINTNALKHNLQLIKNITSKSKIWSVIKADAYGHGIKNVWKSLIQTDGFAVLTLDEAILLRKYGCNKPILLLEGIFHLKDLDIIYKYNFTITIHSYWQLNMLILNKPKYPIDIYIKINSGMNRLGFNIKNISKIIDIIKIIKIKNITFMAHFANTSYKNYKVINNIINTINNNIINTINNNIIKYNFLRSFANSAAILWHPQTYYDWVRPGIILYGASPTGNWNDIKKNKIIPVMTLNSEIISIQKLLPGNTVGYNDVYHTNKYRRIGIIACGYADGYPRNISNNTPILVDGHVTKILGDISMDMIAVDLINIPNANIGSKVELWGENIKIDDIAQSANTIGYEIMCSLSKRVPIFIK; from the coding sequence ATGACTAGACCTATTTTTGCTGTTATCAACACTAATGCGTTAAAACATAATTTACAATTAATTAAAAATATAACATCTAAATCAAAAATCTGGTCAGTAATTAAAGCTGATGCATATGGACATGGTATTAAAAATGTTTGGAAAAGTTTAATACAAACAGATGGTTTTGCAGTATTAACTTTAGATGAAGCTATATTATTAAGAAAATATGGTTGTAATAAACCTATCTTATTATTAGAAGGAATTTTTCATCTGAAAGATTTAGATATAATATATAAATATAATTTTACAATTACTATACATAGTTATTGGCAATTAAACATGCTAATCTTAAATAAACCAAAATATCCAATTGATATATATATAAAAATTAATAGTGGTATGAATAGGTTAGGATTTAATATTAAAAATATTTCTAAAATAATAGATATTATTAAAATAATTAAAATAAAAAATATTACTTTTATGGCACATTTTGCTAATACATCTTATAAAAATTATAAAGTAATTAATAATATTATTAATACTATAAATAATAATATTATTAATACTATAAATAATAATATTATTAAATATAATTTTTTACGTTCATTTGCTAATTCTGCTGCCATATTATGGCATCCACAAACATATTATGATTGGGTTAGACCGGGAATAATATTATATGGCGCATCTCCTACTGGTAATTGGAATGACATAAAAAAAAATAAAATAATTCCTGTAATGACATTAAATAGTGAAATAATTAGTATACAAAAATTATTACCTGGAAATACTGTAGGATATAATGATGTATACCATACTAATAAATATCGTCGTATAGGAATTATAGCATGTGGTTATGCTGATGGATATCCAAGAAATATATCTAATAATACGCCAATATTAGTAGATGGACATGTTACAAAAATTTTAGGTGATATTTCTATGGATATGATTGCAGTAGATTTGATAAATATTCCAAATGCAAATATTGGAAGCAAAGTAGAATTATGGGGAGAAAATATTAAAATAGATGATATTGCTCAATCAGCAAATACTATTGGATATGAAATCATGTGTTCTTTATCTAAAAGAGTTCCTATTTTTATAAAATAG
- the aroQ gene encoding type II 3-dehydroquinate dehydratase: MVEYKNHILILNGPNLNLLGKREPNKYGYLSLDKIINNLIKKAKNNNLKLSHFQSNSEHLLIDYLISFTKKVNYIIFNPAAFTHTSIALRDTLLAIDIPFIEIHITNIFSRESFRKKSYFSDISRGIISGLGIDGYFLALDFIIKKL; this comes from the coding sequence ATGGTAGAATATAAAAATCATATTTTAATATTAAATGGACCAAATTTAAATCTTTTAGGTAAAAGAGAACCTAACAAATATGGATATTTATCTTTAGATAAAATAATCAATAATTTAATAAAAAAAGCTAAAAATAATAATTTAAAACTAAGTCACTTTCAATCTAATTCTGAACATTTATTAATAGATTATTTAATAAGTTTTACTAAAAAAGTAAATTATATTATTTTTAATCCAGCAGCATTTACACATACGAGTATTGCATTACGTGATACTTTATTAGCAATAGATATTCCTTTTATAGAAATACATATAACTAATATTTTTTCTAGAGAATCTTTTAGAAAAAAATCTTATTTTTCTGATATTTCAAGAGGAATAATATCTGGTTTAGGAATAGATGGATATTTTTTAGCTTTAGATTTTATAATCAAAAAATTATAA
- the folD gene encoding bifunctional methylenetetrahydrofolate dehydrogenase/methenyltetrahydrofolate cyclohydrolase FolD, whose product MQAKIINGKMVAKKIYTKIINKINNKLFQGYRPPGLGVILIGNNIASKIYIQNKRKVCKNLGFVSYDYNLPENIDEYTIIKIIDSLNNNNNIDGILIQLPLPKNLNLSKILERISPSKDVDGFHPYNIGRLCQRIPLLRPCTSLGIIKLLKYYRINIFGLNAVIVGASNIVGRPMSMELLLSGCTITITHRFTINLKSYIKNADLLIVAIGKPNFIPGEWIKLGAIVIDVGINRVNNKIIGDINFNSAIQRASYITPVPGGVGPMTVATLMQNTLQAYEIYKK is encoded by the coding sequence ATGCAAGCTAAAATCATTAATGGTAAAATGGTTGCTAAAAAAATATATACTAAAATAATAAATAAAATAAATAATAAATTATTTCAAGGATATAGACCACCAGGATTAGGAGTTATTTTAATTGGCAATAATATAGCATCTAAAATTTATATACAAAATAAACGTAAAGTATGTAAAAATTTAGGTTTTGTTTCTTATGATTATAATTTACCTGAAAATATAGATGAATATACTATAATAAAAATTATTGATTCATTAAATAATAATAATAATATAGATGGAATATTAATTCAATTGCCATTACCTAAAAATTTAAATTTAAGTAAAATATTAGAAAGAATATCTCCTAGTAAAGATGTAGATGGATTTCATCCATATAATATAGGAAGATTATGTCAACGTATACCTTTATTACGTCCATGTACTTCTTTAGGTATAATAAAATTATTAAAATATTATCGGATTAATATTTTTGGTCTAAATGCTGTTATTGTAGGTGCTTCTAATATAGTAGGTCGCCCTATGAGTATGGAATTATTATTATCTGGTTGTACTATTACTATTACTCATCGTTTTACTATAAACTTAAAAAGTTATATAAAAAATGCTGATTTATTAATAGTAGCTATAGGTAAACCTAATTTTATACCTGGTGAATGGATAAAATTAGGTGCTATTGTAATAGATGTAGGAATTAATAGAGTAAATAATAAAATTATAGGTGATATAAATTTTAATTCAGCAATACAAAGAGCTTCTTATATCACTCCCGTTCCGGGAGGAGTAGGTCCAATGACTGTCGCTACATTAATGCAAAATACTTTACAAGCCTATGAAATTTATAAAAAATAA
- the rsmI gene encoding 16S rRNA (cytidine(1402)-2'-O)-methyltransferase, with protein sequence MKKNQIILGNLYIVPTPIGNYNDMNHRSLMILKKVDLILSEDKRKTGILLKYFNIKNKLYSYHEYNEKKKSKIILDKIKNGYNIALVSDAGTPLINDPGYRIVKLCRLENNTIKIIPIPGPCAAILALSASGLPSNKFCYEGFLPNKKNKRLNRLNELKLEKRTLVIYETKHKLLNSLYEIENIFGSNRYLVLAREITKKWECIYGNTVKKIILWIKNDINRLKGEIVLVIDGFHNNIDKTISKESFTTLLMLKKYLPLKKAINITANIYKIKRNILYTFFLKNKY encoded by the coding sequence ATGAAAAAAAATCAAATAATATTAGGTAATTTATATATAGTTCCAACTCCAATAGGTAATTATAATGATATGAATCATCGATCATTAATGATATTAAAAAAAGTAGATTTAATCTTATCTGAAGATAAAAGAAAAACAGGAATTTTATTAAAATATTTTAATATTAAAAATAAATTATATTCATATCATGAATATAATGAAAAAAAAAAATCTAAAATAATTCTTGATAAAATAAAAAATGGTTATAATATAGCATTAGTTTCAGACGCAGGAACACCATTAATTAATGATCCTGGTTATAGAATAGTAAAATTATGTCGTTTAGAAAATAATACTATTAAAATTATACCTATCCCTGGGCCTTGTGCTGCTATTCTAGCATTATCTGCTTCTGGATTACCATCAAATAAATTTTGTTATGAAGGTTTTTTACCAAATAAAAAAAATAAAAGATTAAATAGATTAAATGAATTAAAATTGGAAAAAAGAACTTTAGTTATTTATGAAACTAAACATAAATTATTAAATAGTTTGTATGAAATTGAAAATATTTTTGGATCAAATAGATATTTAGTTTTAGCAAGAGAAATAACAAAAAAATGGGAATGTATTTATGGTAATACTGTTAAAAAAATTATCTTATGGATTAAAAATGATATAAATAGATTAAAAGGAGAAATAGTTTTAGTTATTGATGGATTTCATAATAATATTGATAAAACAATATCTAAAGAATCTTTTACAACATTACTAATGCTGAAAAAATATTTACCTTTAAAAAAAGCTATTAATATTACAGCTAATATTTATAAAATTAAAAGAAATATATTGTATACTTTTTTTTTAAAAAATAAATATTGA
- a CDS encoding metallopeptidase TldD-related protein → MLLHENIDHGLEKDYNYYKTSFFSNKIEKKFASEICTIVDNETLKNINGSLNIDDEESTST, encoded by the coding sequence ATATTATTACATGAAAATATAGATCATGGATTAGAAAAAGATTATAATTATTATAAAACTTCTTTTTTTAGTAATAAAATAGAAAAAAAATTTGCTTCAGAAATATGTACTATAGTAGATAATGAAACATTAAAAAATATAAATGGTTCACTTAATATTGACGATGAGGAGAGTACATCTACTTAA
- the gltX gene encoding glutamate--tRNA ligase codes for MIIKTRFAPSPTGNLHIGSIRTALYSWLFAKNNLGSFILRIEDTDIKRYKENSIENIINGLKWLNIDWDEGPYFQSKRIDRYNHIINNMIKKKLAYKCYCSKEELEKNKIEQTLIGKKIKYNGKCRNLTNFFNKDNKSFVVRFRNPDHGIVKFKDKIRGTIIFNNNELDDLIIKRTDGIPTYNFCVVVDDWDMGITHVIRGEEHINNTPRQINIIKAIGARIPIYAHVSMIVNKSGEKISKRFNNIDILQYKKSGYLPEALLNYIVRLGWSYGNQEIFSLNDMKKLFNLNNISKSPSILNVNKLNWLNKYYLSKLPKQYMINYLTNFFKKKNININNGPKINDLYNIFHNRCNTLKEINNLCYIFYNTPNYSKVNLINKYLNLETKEILNKLLNKFTLINIWSLLIINTSIKEISIELNLNFSEIAMPLRLAITGMVNSPPIAYIIYLMGQKKVLKYINNAIKFILINNKHY; via the coding sequence ATGATAATAAAAACTCGTTTTGCACCTAGTCCCACAGGTAATTTACATATTGGAAGTATTCGTACAGCTTTATACTCTTGGTTATTTGCTAAAAATAATTTAGGTAGTTTTATTCTAAGAATAGAAGATACTGATATTAAAAGATATAAAGAAAATTCTATTGAAAACATTATCAATGGATTAAAATGGTTAAATATTGATTGGGATGAAGGTCCTTATTTTCAAAGTAAAAGAATTGACAGATATAACCATATTATTAATAATATGATTAAAAAAAAATTAGCGTATAAATGTTATTGTTCTAAAGAAGAATTAGAAAAAAATAAAATAGAACAGACATTAATAGGAAAAAAAATAAAATATAATGGTAAGTGTAGAAATTTAACTAATTTTTTTAATAAAGATAATAAATCATTTGTAGTAAGATTTCGTAATCCTGATCATGGTATAGTAAAATTTAAAGATAAAATTCGTGGAACTATTATATTCAATAATAATGAATTAGATGATTTAATAATAAAAAGAACTGATGGTATACCAACGTATAATTTTTGTGTAGTTGTTGATGATTGGGATATGGGAATTACACACGTTATTAGAGGAGAAGAACATATAAATAATACTCCTCGACAAATTAATATCATTAAAGCTATAGGGGCTCGAATACCAATATATGCACATGTTTCTATGATTGTTAATAAATCAGGAGAAAAAATTTCCAAAAGATTTAATAATATAGATATTTTACAATATAAAAAATCAGGTTATTTACCAGAAGCATTATTAAATTATATTGTACGTTTGGGTTGGTCTTATGGTAATCAAGAAATTTTTTCATTAAATGATATGAAAAAGTTATTTAATTTAAATAATATTAGTAAGTCACCTAGTATATTAAATGTTAATAAATTAAATTGGTTAAATAAATATTATTTAAGTAAATTACCCAAACAATACATGATTAATTACTTAACTAATTTTTTTAAAAAAAAAAATATTAATATAAATAATGGTCCTAAAATAAATGATTTATATAATATATTTCATAATAGATGTAATACTTTAAAAGAAATAAATAATTTATGTTATATTTTTTATAATACTCCTAATTATTCAAAAGTTAATTTAATTAATAAATATTTAAATTTGGAAACAAAAGAAATTTTAAATAAGTTATTAAATAAATTTACATTAATTAATATTTGGTCACTATTAATCATTAATACTTCTATAAAAGAAATATCTATAGAATTAAATTTAAATTTTTCTGAGATAGCTATGCCATTAAGATTAGCTATAACAGGTATGGTTAATAGTCCTCCTATTGCTTATATAATATATTTAATGGGTCAAAAAAAAGTTTTAAAATATATTAATAACGCAATAAAATTTATATTAATAAATAATAAACATTATTAA
- a CDS encoding TusE/DsrC/DsvC family sulfur relay protein gives MYKKKHKYFIWNEKFAEKIAFKEGIILTTKHWEIIYLLRILYKKFNTVPNLRMLVISLNKKYGFLKFDSTYIFNLFPKGPIKQASKIAGLPKTNICL, from the coding sequence ATGTATAAAAAAAAACATAAATATTTTATTTGGAATGAAAAATTTGCAGAAAAAATAGCTTTTAAAGAAGGTATAATATTAACGACAAAACATTGGGAAATAATATATTTATTACGTATATTATATAAAAAATTTAATACTGTACCTAATTTACGAATGTTAGTGATTTCTTTAAATAAAAAATACGGATTTTTAAAATTTGATAGTACTTATATATTTAACTTATTTCCTAAAGGACCAATAAAACAAGCATCAAAGATTGCTGGACTACCTAAAACTAATATATGTTTATAA
- the greA gene encoding transcription elongation factor GreA has protein sequence MINKIPMTIKGSKKLIKELNQLKNIKRYKIINDIAEARKHGDLKENAEYHAAREEQSFCEKRIKEIELKLSNCQIIDVTKIKNKGKVIFGSTVDIINVITNKVVSYKIVGDDEANLKKYLISINAPISRGLIGKKKNNTVLIKTPKGNITFKILKIQYLE, from the coding sequence ATGATAAATAAAATACCTATGACTATAAAAGGATCAAAAAAATTAATTAAGGAATTAAATCAATTAAAAAATATAAAAAGATATAAAATAATTAATGATATTGCAGAAGCTAGAAAACATGGTGATTTAAAAGAAAATGCTGAATATCATGCTGCACGAGAAGAACAAAGTTTTTGTGAGAAACGTATTAAAGAAATAGAATTAAAATTATCTAATTGTCAAATTATAGATGTAACTAAAATAAAAAATAAAGGTAAAGTTATTTTTGGTTCTACTGTTGATATAATTAATGTTATTACTAATAAAGTAGTATCTTATAAAATTGTTGGTGATGATGAAGCTAATTTAAAAAAATATTTAATTTCAATTAATGCTCCTATTTCTAGGGGATTAATTGGTAAAAAAAAAAATAATACTGTTTTAATAAAAACTCCTAAAGGAAATATAACATTTAAAATATTAAAAATTCAATATCTTGAATAA
- the mreC gene encoding rod shape-determining protein MreC — MKILFSKKISLKTKLISAILFLVFILIINYFINLKSYFNTFINPVYIFLNKSYFIFNNMIENKNINSNLKKQNKYLFIQLLKNKYEILQLKQLKHDNKELRKLLILPIVNKDNIKTIFAEKLPIYFNFDSDEILINKGSINNIHVGQLVINDLGLVGQVISINKSTSHVRLICSTQSFISVQSIKTNIKFAIKGNGCKYSLMSEILPKNININKGDILVISALYDNLLQGYPVAIVTTSSNTNFKNIRLNYVNVSPLFKISELKYLLLISD, encoded by the coding sequence ATGAAAATTCTGTTTAGTAAAAAAATATCTTTAAAAACAAAACTGATTAGTGCTATATTATTTTTAGTATTTATATTAATAATAAATTATTTTATTAATTTAAAGTCTTATTTTAATACATTTATAAATCCTGTATATATATTTTTAAATAAATCTTATTTTATATTTAATAATATGATTGAAAATAAAAATATTAATAGCAATTTAAAAAAGCAAAATAAATATTTATTTATTCAATTATTAAAAAATAAATATGAAATTTTACAATTAAAACAATTAAAACATGATAATAAAGAATTGAGGAAATTATTAATTTTACCAATTGTAAATAAAGATAATATAAAAACAATATTTGCAGAAAAATTACCGATTTATTTTAATTTTGATTCTGATGAAATATTAATTAACAAAGGAAGTATAAATAACATTCATGTAGGACAATTAGTAATTAATGATCTTGGACTTGTTGGTCAAGTCATTTCTATAAATAAGTCAACAAGCCATGTCCGTTTAATATGTAGTACACAAAGTTTTATATCAGTACAATCAATTAAAACTAATATTAAATTTGCTATTAAAGGTAATGGTTGTAAATATAGTTTAATGTCAGAAATATTACCAAAAAATATCAATATAAATAAAGGAGATATATTAGTAATATCTGCATTATATGATAATTTGTTACAAGGATATCCTGTTGCTATAGTAACAACATCATCAAATACAAATTTTAAAAATATAAGATTAAATTATGTAAACGTTAGTCCTTTATTTAAAATATCAGAATTAAAATATTTATTACTTATATCTGATTAA
- the hspQ gene encoding heat shock protein HspQ, whose amino-acid sequence MITSKFGIGQQVRHKLLGFLGVIIDVDPEYSLRDPKVDEVADSITLRKKPWYHVVMEDDTGQPIHTYLAEVQLSGEPLEYEHPEHSSLDELAASIKKQLITPRLRN is encoded by the coding sequence ATGATTACCAGTAAATTTGGTATTGGTCAACAGGTTAGACATAAATTATTAGGTTTTTTGGGAGTAATAATTGATGTTGATCCTGAATATTCACTAAGAGATCCTAAAGTTGATGAAGTTGCTGATAGCATAACATTACGTAAAAAACCATGGTATCATGTAGTAATGGAAGATGATACAGGACAACCTATACATACATATTTAGCAGAAGTACAACTTTCAGGAGAACCATTAGAATATGAACATCCTGAACATTCATCATTAGATGAATTAGCAGCTTCTATTAAAAAACAATTAATAACACCTAGATTAAGGAATTAA
- a CDS encoding rod shape-determining protein, with amino-acid sequence MLKKFRGMFSNDLSIDLGTANTLIYVKGKGIVLNEPSVVAIRQDRSGTSKSVAAVGYSAKQMLGRTPGNIAAIRPMKDGVIADFFITEKMLQHFIKQVHSNSFMRPSPRVLICVPVGATQVERRAISESAQGAGARKVFLIDEPMAAAIGAGLPVSEATGSMVIDIGGGTTEVAVISLNGVVYSSSVRIGGDKFDEAIINHVRRNYGSLIGEATAERIKHQIGSAYTTNNDEVLKIEVRGRNLAEGVPRSFTLNSTEILEALQEPLTGIVSSVMVALEQCPPELASDISERGMVLTGGGALLRYFDKLLIEETGIPVSIAEDPLTCVARGGGKALEMIDIHGGDLFSEE; translated from the coding sequence ATGTTAAAGAAATTTAGAGGAATGTTTTCTAATGATTTATCTATTGATTTAGGAACAGCAAATACTTTAATTTATGTTAAAGGCAAAGGAATAGTTTTAAATGAACCTTCAGTAGTTGCAATTAGACAAGATAGATCAGGAACTTCTAAAAGTGTTGCTGCTGTAGGATACAGTGCAAAACAAATGTTAGGCAGAACTCCAGGAAACATAGCTGCAATTAGACCTATGAAAGATGGTGTAATAGCAGATTTTTTTATTACTGAAAAAATGTTACAACATTTTATAAAACAAGTTCATAGTAATAGTTTTATGCGACCTAGTCCTAGAGTACTTATATGTGTTCCTGTAGGAGCAACTCAAGTTGAAAGAAGAGCTATTAGTGAATCTGCTCAAGGTGCTGGAGCCAGGAAAGTTTTTTTAATAGATGAACCTATGGCGGCTGCTATTGGTGCTGGACTCCCAGTTTCTGAAGCTACAGGTTCAATGGTTATTGATATAGGTGGCGGAACTACTGAAGTAGCTGTAATTTCTTTAAATGGGGTTGTATATTCTTCTTCTGTAAGAATAGGAGGTGATAAATTTGATGAAGCTATTATTAATCATGTACGTCGAAATTATGGATCTTTAATTGGTGAAGCGACTGCTGAAAGGATAAAACATCAAATTGGATCTGCATATACAACTAATAATGATGAAGTATTAAAAATTGAAGTTAGAGGTCGTAATTTAGCTGAAGGAGTTCCAAGAAGTTTTACATTAAATTCAACTGAAATATTAGAAGCATTACAAGAACCATTAACAGGAATTGTTAGTTCTGTTATGGTTGCATTAGAACAATGTCCACCTGAATTAGCTTCTGACATTTCAGAAAGAGGCATGGTATTAACTGGTGGTGGTGCATTGTTAAGATATTTTGATAAATTACTTATAGAAGAAACCGGAATTCCTGTTTCTATTGCTGAAGATCCATTAACTTGTGTAGCTAGGGGTGGTGGTAAAGCATTAGAAATGATTGATATTCATGGTGGAGATTTATTTAGTGAAGAATAA
- the murB gene encoding UDP-N-acetylmuramate dehydrogenase — translation MIIYKNSLKSFNTFGLDVTALKIIKITNINELYYIWEKYCQKSIPYIILGNGSNVLFLNHFRGIVIINRLKGIYINETQNHWNLHVNSGENWHQLVKYTIKKGIFGLENLALIPGCVGSASIQNIGAYGVSLQNFCKYVDIMNLLNKKITRLSCIECNFQYRNSIFKNFYMHNYIIIALGITISKKWKPNISYKDLNHLNLYTITPHEIFSYICTIRKKKIPNPKIYGNAGSFFKNPLVSNKLGIQLLKTFPNMPYILKNNIFKISAAWLIDQCNLKRYIKGGAMIYSKHSLIIINKCKAKSKDILYIAIKIYNCVGNKFGIWLEPEVRLIGSLGEVHPSSIFFHNH, via the coding sequence ATGATTATTTATAAAAATTCTCTAAAAAGTTTTAATACTTTTGGTTTAGATGTTACTGCTTTAAAAATTATAAAAATAACAAACATTAACGAATTATATTATATATGGGAAAAATATTGTCAAAAATCTATACCATATATTATTTTAGGTAATGGGAGTAATGTTTTATTTTTAAATCATTTTAGAGGTATTGTCATAATAAACAGATTAAAAGGTATTTATATTAATGAAACTCAAAATCATTGGAATTTACATGTGAATTCTGGAGAAAATTGGCACCAATTAGTTAAATATACTATAAAAAAAGGTATTTTTGGACTAGAAAATTTAGCATTAATTCCTGGTTGTGTTGGTTCTGCTTCTATACAAAACATTGGTGCTTATGGTGTAAGTTTACAAAATTTTTGTAAATATGTAGATATAATGAATCTTTTAAATAAAAAAATAACACGTTTATCATGTATAGAATGTAATTTTCAATATAGAAATAGTATTTTTAAAAATTTTTATATGCATAATTATATTATTATTGCTTTAGGTATAACTATTTCTAAAAAATGGAAACCAAATATAAGTTATAAAGATTTAAATCACTTAAATTTGTATACAATTACTCCTCATGAAATTTTTAGTTATATATGTACAATAAGAAAAAAAAAAATTCCAAATCCTAAAATATATGGTAATGCTGGAAGTTTCTTTAAAAATCCTTTAGTATCTAATAAATTAGGAATACAATTATTAAAAACATTTCCTAATATGCCTTATATATTAAAAAATAATATATTTAAAATTTCAGCAGCATGGTTAATTGATCAATGTAATTTAAAAAGATATATTAAAGGTGGTGCTATGATTTATTCTAAACATTCATTAATAATTATTAATAAATGTAAAGCAAAAAGTAAAGATATATTATATATAGCAATAAAAATATATAATTGTGTAGGAAATAAATTTGGAATTTGGCTAGAACCTGAAGTAAGATTAATAGGATCTTTAGGAGAAGTTCATCCATCAAGTATTTTTTTTCATAATCATTAA